GTCTTTTTCGCGCACATGCCTTTGAACCGGCTTGCGCCCGAAACAATGTAGATCACCGACTGACCCAACCCAACCATCCCTGGACCAACGGACAGGTTGAGCGGATGAACCGAACATTGAAAGAGGCCACGGTGAAGCGTTATCACTATGGAACCCATGATCAGCTGAAAGAACACATACAGACCTTTTTGATGGCCTGTCACTTTGCCAAACGGCTCAAAGCATTACGCGGTCTTACGCCATACGAATATCTCTGCAAACTCTGGACTTCTGATCCAGATCGCTTTAAATTTGATCCGTTCCAGCACACTGGTGGGACTAAACATCTAGACAGGATGTCCAGATTCTTTTTAATTCTTCCATGAGAAGGCAAGTCTAAAGCCGTTTGACCTCAATGAGCGAATCGAAACGCAATTGTGCCACATTGAAGAACTCAAAAAACAGACCGGGGAACCAGCCGCTTGACAACCTGCACCCAAAGAACTGCCTCATAACCATCAACGATCAAAACCCCTCACCCCATCGGTGTCTTTTTGATATGAGGCAATACGCCTGTCAATTTTTTTCCTTCTCTTTATTGCCTCTTTGCGAAAAATCCGTTTTCATCCATTTAAATCCGCGATGATAGATAATATAAGGAGGCAAAATGAGTAACGAAAGCGCAATTAATTATCCGATCCCTGAAGAGAAGGGCGAAAACGGACTTGGTTCCGTGCGGATTCATAATAATGTAATCTCTGTTATTGCTGCCGAAGCGGCGGCGCGAGTGCCCGGTGTGGTTGAACTTTCCGGTACGCTGGTGGATGAGCTCGCCGATATGATTGGCAAGAAAAGCCGTGATCGCGGAATCCGCGTTGCCGTTGAATCCGAAAACAGCATTGTAATTGAGCTGACGGTCGTACTTGAATTCGGCATCAATATCCCGGATACCTGTGCAAAACTGCAGACCGAGGTGAAAGATGCGGTGGAAAATATGACCGGCAAAAATGTTCAGTCTGTAAATATTTCTGTGCAGAGTATCCGCCGTTCCGGCAAAACAGAGGCGTAATAGTATGAAAAAACTTTTGCATGGATTAAGTATTATTCTGCTGGTGCTGCTGCCGCTGATGTTCGGCGGTGTAATTGTGTACGGCAGCCTGTTCCAAAGAATTGACGAAATTCTCTCGCCGGTTCGCGATTCAAAACTGACCGGCATCATGACGGGGCTGATTCTGATTCTGATTGCACTGCTTTATCTGTTCACGCTCGGCAAGCGCCGTCCGAAAGTAAAATCCATTTCGTTTGAATCGGACGCCGGTGCTGTTTCTATCAGCGTGAACGCGGTGCGCGATTTTATTCGCAAAACCGGCGAAGAATTCAGCGCCGTGGAGCATATCGATCCAAAACTACGGGCCGACAAAGAAAACATCGGCATCGACCTGGACGTGAAGATAAAAGCCGGTTCGCGAATTCCCGAACTGTCGCAGGTGCTTCAAACCCGTGTACGCGAGAGTCTGCGCGACGGACTTGGCATCACAGATGTCAGTGATATCAAGGTACGCGTTCAGGAGATTGTCGGTGATATCCCTGTACCGCACGGAGAAGAAAATTAATCCGTGAGAAGCAAATCGCCGCAACTCGTTATCGTTGGTTCAATCGGCATCGACACCATTGAAACTCCGCACGCAAGACGTGAGGAGATTCTCGGCGGCTCTGTCAGTTATGCCTGTATGGCCGCCTCCTTTTTTACGCGCCCCGGTATGGTCGGCGTGGTCGGTACTGATTTTCCAGCAGAGTATCGCACCGCATGGAAAAAAGCGGGTATTGATCTCGCCGGACTGCAAACTGAGCAAGGCCGCACATTCCGGTGGAGCGGTGTGTATGAACAGAATATGGACAGTCGCAGCACACTGTCCACCGAGTTGAATGTATTTGAAAATTTTTCGCCGGAAATTCCGGATTCATACCGCGCGGCGCCCTATCTTCTTCTTGCCAATATTGCGCCGGAATTACAGTTGCACGTCCTTGATCAGATGACTGCACCGGAATTCATCCTGCTCGATACGATGGACTTATGGATCAATAGTGCGCGCCCGAAATTGCTCGAAGTCATTGCGCGCTGCACCATGCTCACCGTCAATGAATCCGAAGCACGTCTGCTTGCGGATACAAATTCACTGCTCACTGCCGCGCAGCGGCTGCTCAAGCTCGGTCCGCATTATGTGTTGATTAAAAAAGGCTCCGCCGGCAGTATGCTTGTGTCTGATAACGGAATTTTTCTACTGCATGCGTTTCCTCCTGAAATGGTGAAAGATCCCACCGGCGCCGGTGATACGTTTGCCGGCGGATTGATGGGTGCACTTGCTGAAGCCGGTAAAATTGATGAAAAATCCATTCGCCAGGCGATGGCATACGGTAGCGTTATCGCAGCGTTCGGCGTCGAGGAATTCAGTCAGCAGCGTCTTGAGGAGATTAACCGCCGGCAAATTGACCAGCGCATGGATTTGTTCAAATCAATGGTAGCGCTTTAAAAAAGAATATTATAGAGTCCACTGAAGCCAGAGATTTTTGGCAGGCAGGATGCCGCTGGATTGAAAGGAGAAAATTATGGCAACGTGGGCAATCGTTCTGGCATGTGGTAAAGAGCAGGAAATCAGTCCGGGCACGGACGTTGCATTCCTTGCCCTCGGTTCACGTCCCATCCTCTCCCGGTCACTGCAGATTCTTGAGCAAAATTCAGAGATTGCCGGCATTGTTGTCGTTGTCAAAAAAGACCGCATTGATACCACCCTCCACTTAATACGCTCTTTTGGCTGCCGTAAAATTTCTGCTATTGTCGCCGGCGGGTCGGTGCGTTTAACGAATCTGAAAAACGCTTACGCTCAGGTGCCGGATAGTGCCACCCTTGTTGTCGTACACGATGCATCGCGCCCGTTTGTCACCGATCAAATCGTTACGGATAGCGTCAAGGCCGCCAAACGGTACGGCGCTGCCGTCACTGCTGCGCGCAGCGTTGACGCTGTAAAATTTGCTGCTAGAGGACAGAAAGCCGAAAAAGACATTGATCGTAACTCTATCTGGCTCGTCCAGACGCCGCAGGCATTCAAGCGTCCGGTTTTTGAAAAAATATTGAAAAGTAAAGAGAGGCTCAAAGACGATGAATCTGCGCTGCTCGGAAAAACAAAGCAGCCAATTCATCTCGTTGCCGCCACTGCCGGTAACATGAAAATCCGCTCAGCTGAAGACCTTACCGTCGCTTCCGCCATTCTCAGTGCTTCCCGCAAAGATCTTCTCTAGAAAAAGAAATCACGAATATTGAATGAGAGCTTCAACGATCGTGAGGATCTGTGACGCGGGGTGCGGTATAATATTCAGAATAATTCAATTTACGCGCTGTTGAAGTGCCGGTAGAGTGTGTGCCGGTTTTTTATCAGAGAAGGAGAGTTGTCATGGGTCAAAACTATTTTAATTCACTGCCGTTTCGGCGTCAGCTGCAGGAGCTTGGAACCTGCCGGTTTATGGACGCATCCGAATTTTCTAAGGGCTGCGAATATGCTAAAGGCAGGAAGATCGTAATTATCGGCGCCGGCGCGCAGGGGCTGAATCAGGGACTGAATATGCGCGACAGCGGCCTGGATGTTTCCTATACACTGCGTGATTCTGCCATTCATGAAAAACGGCAGTCCTGGAAAAATGTGACAGAAAACGGGTTCAAGGTCGGAACCTATCAGGAAATGCTGCCGGCTGCTGACATCATCATGAACCTCACGCCGGACAAACAGCATACGGCGGTGGTTGAAGCAGTGATGCCGCTGATGAAAAAAGGTGCCACGTTTTGTTATGCACACGGTTTTAATATTGTTGAAGAAGGGACGGATTTCCGTCCGGATCTCACAGTGATTATGGTCGCACCGAAATCTCCGGGCTCCGAAGTTCGTGAAGAATACAAACGCGGTTTCGGTGTTCCGACGCTGATCGCGGTACATAAAGAAAACGATCCAAACGGCGACGGCCTTGAAATCGCTAAAGCGCTCGCATCGGCACAGGGCGGCGATCGCGCCGGCGTGCTGGAATCGTCTTTCGTTGCCGAAGTGAAGTCCGACCTGATGGGTGAGCAGACCATTCTTTGCGGTATGCTGCAGGCCGGTTCATTACTGTGTTTTGATAAAATGATCGAGCAGAAAATCGACGCCGGTTACGCCGCAAAACTGATTCAATACGGCTGGGAAACGGTAACGGAAGCACTGAAACAGGGCGGCATTACCAATATGATGGACCGCCTCAGCAATCCGGCAAAAATCAAAGCATTCGATCTTTCAGAAGAGCTGAAAGATATAATGCGTCCGCTGTTTGAAAAGCATATGGATGATATTCTCACCGGCGAGTTTTCGCGCATAATGATGGAAGACTGGGCGAATGGTGATAAAAATCTGCTCACCTGGCGTGAAGAAACCGCAAAAACCGCATTCGAAAAAACTGCTGCCGGAGATATGGCCATCAGCGAACAGGAATATTTTGATCATGGAATTCTGATGATCGCCATGGTTAAAGCGGGCGTTGAACTGGCATTCGAAACAATGGTTGAAGCCGGAATTGAGCCGGAATCCGCCTATTACGAATCGCTGCACGAAACACCGCTGATTGCCAATACGATCGCACGCAAAAAATTGTACGAAATGAACCGTATCATTTCCGACACCGCCGAATACGGCTGTTATTTGTTTGCACATGCCTGTGTGCCGCTGCTCAGGGATTTCATGCAAGACATCGACACAACGGTAATCGGTAAAGGTCTGAACGCTAAAGATAACAGTGCCGACAACCGCCTGCTCGTTCGGGTTAACGCCGCGATTCGCGAGCACTTTATTGAAGAAGTCGGCGCTGAACTGCGCGCTTCAATGACAGCAATGAAATCGCTGGGACGATAATCAGCGCCGGTACATGAGACGGGAGGCGTTTCGGCTGGTTTTCCGGCTGCCGGCTGTATTTCTAGAATAAGAAAATCTGTGCACGATCACAGTATTGCGTATTTTTGCCCGGGTTCTGATATTGAAGCTTCTGGCATTCCACGAGATGGAGGAATTGTGAATAAAGAGTTTTTTTTGAAAGAGCTGAGCTCCGGTGTTTTTTATTACAGCCTGCCGGAACTGGAGAAGCAGGGCGGCTACGATTTTTCGCGGCTGCCGTTCGTCATTAAGATCCTGCTGGAATCACTGCTGCGGATGCAGGGTCATCCGGCGTACACGCCGCAGCACATTGATTCGCTGGCGAAGTGGAGCCCGGGTGCCGTTCAGGAAGAACTGCCGTTTATGCCGGCGCGTGTGCTGCTGCAGGATTTTACCGGCGTACCGTGTGTGGTGGATTTAGCGGCACTGCGGTCGGCCATGCAGCGCGCCGGCAAAAATCCGGCGCAAATTGAACCGCAGGTGCCGGTGGATCTGGTAGTCGACCATTCGGTGCAATTGGATGCGGCGGGTTGTGCGGCGGCGCTGGAAATCAATGAAAAACGTGAATTTGAACGTAACGTGGAGCGCTACCGGTTTTTAAAGTGGGGGCAGAACGCGTTTCATACACTCCGCGTGCTGCCGCCCGGATTGGGAATTTGTCATCAGATTAATATGGAATACTTGGCAACATGTGTTGCCAAGGAAGGCACTGAAACACTAAGCACAAAGGCACAAAGAGACAAATCGGCAATTGTGTTCCCTGATTCGCTGGTGGGAACGGACAGCCATACGACGACGATTAATTGTATGGGCGTGCTGGGCTGGGGTGTCGGCGGGATCGAAGCGGAAGCGGCGATGCTGGGGCAGCCGATTCCGATTCTGACACCGGAGGTCGTCGGTTTTAAATTTACCGGCGCACTGCGCGCCGGCGTAACGGCAACGGACCTGGCGTTAACCGTAACGAAGATGCTGCGCGACAAAGGTGTGGTTGGGAAACTGGTTGAATTTTACGGCGCCGGTGCCGCGAATTTGAGTCTGGCGGATCGCTGTCCGGTGGCGAATATGGCGCCGGAATACGGTGCGACAACCGGATTTTTTGCGATCGACGAAAAGACAATCGAGTATCTGCGCGAGACAGGCCGCAGCGAAGAGCAGTGCGCGCTGATTGAAGCCTATTGCAAAGTGCAGGGCATTTGGGGGTACGAAACGGAAGCGGATTATAATGATACGCTCGAGTTGGATCTTTCGCTCGTTGCTCCGGCGCTGGCCGGGCCGAGTCGCCCGCATCAGCTTTTGCATCTTTCAGATGTGAAAAACGCCGGAAGTCGAAAGCCTGAAAGTCAAACGTCGGAGACTTGCGGCCTTAAGACCTGCGACCTTCGACAAAATTCCGTTGTTATTGCCTCCATCACAAGCTGCACGAATACGGCGCACCCGGGTCTGTTGATGGGTGCGGCGCTGGTGGCAAAAAAGGCGGTGGAAAAAGGCTTAACAGTGCCGGCGTTTGTAAAGACGTCGTTCGCACCGGGCTCGCGCGCAGCGGCGGCGTATTTAGAGAAAGCCAATCTGATGCAGCCGCTGAATGAACTCGGTTTTCAGATTGCAGCATACGGCTGTGCGACGTGTATCGGCAACAGCGGTCCGCTCGCACCGGAAATTGAAGAGGAAATCCGTGCGAAAAATTTGACAGTAGCGGCGGTGCTTTCAGGCAACCGTAATTTTGAAGGCCGTGTGCATCCGCTGACAAAAGCGAATTTCCTGGCGTCGCCGCCGCTGGTGGTGGCGTATGCGCTCGCCGGTACGGTGGATATTGATTTGTCGCAAGATCCTATCGGCACCGCAAAAGATGGTTGTGCAGTTTATCTGAAAGATATCTGGCCGACGACAGATGAACTGAATACAGCGGTGGCACAGGCGGCGGATCCCGAATTTTACACCGGCGTTTATAAGGATACAGCGGCAATCAGTCCGGAGTGGGCGGCACTCGAAACGGCGACCGGTCAGGTATTCGTGTGGGATGAACATTCAACCTATGTGCGCGAGCCGGCATTTTTTGCAGGCTGCGAAAAGCCGCCGGTGCCGCCGGCGGATATTTCCGGCACGCGCGTGCTTGCTCTGTTCGGTGACTTTATTACAACGGATCATATTTCTCCGGCGGGTAACATTGCAAACAATTCACCGGCGGCGGAATATCTGCGTGCACACGGTGTGGCGGAGCGCGACTTTAACTCCTACGGTTCGCGTCGCGGGAATCATGAAGTGATGATGCGCGGCACATTTGCGAATATTCGCATTAAAAACCGGATGATCGACGGCGAGGGCGGTCGTACCGTTTGTTACGCCGGGGATGATGCCGGTGAGGAGATGACGATTTATGATGCGGCGGTGAGGTATACTGATGCCGGCATTCCGCTGGTGGTGATTGCCGGCAAGATGTACGGCGCCGGTTCATCACGCGACTGGGCGGCAAAAGGGCCGAAACTGCTCGGTGTAAAAGCGGTACTTGCTGAAAGTTTTGAGCGGATTCACCGCTCGAATCTCGTTGGCATGGGTATTCTGCCTTGTGAATTCATAAATGGTGAAACGGCAGAAAGCCTTGGATTGACCGGAAAAGAGACAATTTCAATCTCCGGCATTGCTGGAGGTTTTGCGCCGGGCAAAATTCTTACTGTAACGGCTGATGATA
Above is a window of Kiritimatiellales bacterium DNA encoding:
- a CDS encoding integrase core domain-containing protein produces the protein LFRAHAFEPACARNNVDHRLTQPNHPWTNGQVERMNRTLKEATVKRYHYGTHDQLKEHIQTFLMACHFAKRLKALRGLTPYEYLCKLWTSDPDRFKFDPFQHTGGTKHLDRMSRFFLILP
- a CDS encoding Asp23/Gls24 family envelope stress response protein; translated protein: MSNESAINYPIPEEKGENGLGSVRIHNNVISVIAAEAAARVPGVVELSGTLVDELADMIGKKSRDRGIRVAVESENSIVIELTVVLEFGINIPDTCAKLQTEVKDAVENMTGKNVQSVNISVQSIRRSGKTEA
- the amaP gene encoding alkaline shock response membrane anchor protein AmaP yields the protein MKKLLHGLSIILLVLLPLMFGGVIVYGSLFQRIDEILSPVRDSKLTGIMTGLILILIALLYLFTLGKRRPKVKSISFESDAGAVSISVNAVRDFIRKTGEEFSAVEHIDPKLRADKENIGIDLDVKIKAGSRIPELSQVLQTRVRESLRDGLGITDVSDIKVRVQEIVGDIPVPHGEEN
- a CDS encoding PfkB family carbohydrate kinase, with translation MRSKSPQLVIVGSIGIDTIETPHARREEILGGSVSYACMAASFFTRPGMVGVVGTDFPAEYRTAWKKAGIDLAGLQTEQGRTFRWSGVYEQNMDSRSTLSTELNVFENFSPEIPDSYRAAPYLLLANIAPELQLHVLDQMTAPEFILLDTMDLWINSARPKLLEVIARCTMLTVNESEARLLADTNSLLTAAQRLLKLGPHYVLIKKGSAGSMLVSDNGIFLLHAFPPEMVKDPTGAGDTFAGGLMGALAEAGKIDEKSIRQAMAYGSVIAAFGVEEFSQQRLEEINRRQIDQRMDLFKSMVAL
- a CDS encoding 2-C-methyl-D-erythritol 4-phosphate cytidylyltransferase; the protein is MATWAIVLACGKEQEISPGTDVAFLALGSRPILSRSLQILEQNSEIAGIVVVVKKDRIDTTLHLIRSFGCRKISAIVAGGSVRLTNLKNAYAQVPDSATLVVVHDASRPFVTDQIVTDSVKAAKRYGAAVTAARSVDAVKFAARGQKAEKDIDRNSIWLVQTPQAFKRPVFEKILKSKERLKDDESALLGKTKQPIHLVAATAGNMKIRSAEDLTVASAILSASRKDLL
- the ilvC gene encoding ketol-acid reductoisomerase translates to MGQNYFNSLPFRRQLQELGTCRFMDASEFSKGCEYAKGRKIVIIGAGAQGLNQGLNMRDSGLDVSYTLRDSAIHEKRQSWKNVTENGFKVGTYQEMLPAADIIMNLTPDKQHTAVVEAVMPLMKKGATFCYAHGFNIVEEGTDFRPDLTVIMVAPKSPGSEVREEYKRGFGVPTLIAVHKENDPNGDGLEIAKALASAQGGDRAGVLESSFVAEVKSDLMGEQTILCGMLQAGSLLCFDKMIEQKIDAGYAAKLIQYGWETVTEALKQGGITNMMDRLSNPAKIKAFDLSEELKDIMRPLFEKHMDDILTGEFSRIMMEDWANGDKNLLTWREETAKTAFEKTAAGDMAISEQEYFDHGILMIAMVKAGVELAFETMVEAGIEPESAYYESLHETPLIANTIARKKLYEMNRIISDTAEYGCYLFAHACVPLLRDFMQDIDTTVIGKGLNAKDNSADNRLLVRVNAAIREHFIEEVGAELRASMTAMKSLGR
- the acnA gene encoding aconitate hydratase AcnA; the protein is MNKEFFLKELSSGVFYYSLPELEKQGGYDFSRLPFVIKILLESLLRMQGHPAYTPQHIDSLAKWSPGAVQEELPFMPARVLLQDFTGVPCVVDLAALRSAMQRAGKNPAQIEPQVPVDLVVDHSVQLDAAGCAAALEINEKREFERNVERYRFLKWGQNAFHTLRVLPPGLGICHQINMEYLATCVAKEGTETLSTKAQRDKSAIVFPDSLVGTDSHTTTINCMGVLGWGVGGIEAEAAMLGQPIPILTPEVVGFKFTGALRAGVTATDLALTVTKMLRDKGVVGKLVEFYGAGAANLSLADRCPVANMAPEYGATTGFFAIDEKTIEYLRETGRSEEQCALIEAYCKVQGIWGYETEADYNDTLELDLSLVAPALAGPSRPHQLLHLSDVKNAGSRKPESQTSETCGLKTCDLRQNSVVIASITSCTNTAHPGLLMGAALVAKKAVEKGLTVPAFVKTSFAPGSRAAAAYLEKANLMQPLNELGFQIAAYGCATCIGNSGPLAPEIEEEIRAKNLTVAAVLSGNRNFEGRVHPLTKANFLASPPLVVAYALAGTVDIDLSQDPIGTAKDGCAVYLKDIWPTTDELNTAVAQAADPEFYTGVYKDTAAISPEWAALETATGQVFVWDEHSTYVREPAFFAGCEKPPVPPADISGTRVLALFGDFITTDHISPAGNIANNSPAAEYLRAHGVAERDFNSYGSRRGNHEVMMRGTFANIRIKNRMIDGEGGRTVCYAGDDAGEEMTIYDAAVRYTDAGIPLVVIAGKMYGAGSSRDWAAKGPKLLGVKAVLAESFERIHRSNLVGMGILPCEFINGETAESLGLTGKETISISGIAGGFAPGKILTVTADDKIFQVKARVDTPLEIDYLKNGGVLNYVLRNFIVQ